The genomic DNA CAATTGTTTAATTTTTAAACTCACGTTTAAAAATTCCTTACACTTTTGTAATCAAAATCTTGTTCAGTTTTCAAAGAACTACTCCGTCGTCAATCACTTGACAACTTTATTAATATACCAGCTTTAGCCGGGTCAGTCAAGAGTGGTTTCCAATTAAATTGGTTACCAATCAATCCACCAACTTCGCGACAAGCATTACTATACCAAGCCCCAACCAATCCGTCAACCCCTTTAGTCAAAAAAAGTCAAAATTATTTGTCTGAATCAGAATAAAGCTTAATGCCCACGTCCGGGTGTTGTTTAAGATATAATTTAGTGAAATCATCAACCGCTTGGTGATCCTGTACATTAATTCCCTCGCGGCGCATTGCCGTCGTTAAATCCCGATAAAACTGATCGAACTTCGGATTAAACAAGGATTGTAATCCCTTGGCATTAATGTTTACCCAGTCAATCAAATGGGCTGCGTTGGGAAGCTTTCCTTGATCACGCAGGTACCCAAATAGTTTCTTTAGAGCAAATGGAATTAAATCATACAACGCTTGGGTCTGCTCATCTGCTTCTAAAATGACCATGAAGCGGGAAAACATTACGTCTCCAACGAACTGATCGTCCCACTGTTCCGGTTGTTTATCTAAGCCAACCATCGCAATCTCCACAAAACTATCGATAATTGTATCCACGTTTTGAATGGCCTGCGGCGTTAGCTTTGCAACATCTGGCTCCGCATCAATTTGATCTAACCATTGGTCAATTAAGGCGCCAACTTGCTGCACTTGTTGTTCTTTATCCATTATCTCGCATCCTTCCGTCTCATCATTATACTAACAAAACTGTTCTAGGTATAATATGAATAAACCTAATTAATGTAAAGGAGTGGCATTGTGAAAAAAATTGCCATCGTCAGCGCTAAGCGGACTCCCATCGGAAAAATCAACGGCCAACTGCAATCACTCACTGCGGTTGAGCTCGGAACCATTGTTACCAAAGCCATTTTACAAGATACGGGGCTTGACCCCGAGCAAGTCGATCAGGTCATCTTTGGCAACGTCATTCAAGCCGGCGCCGGGCAAAACGTTGCCAGACAGATTGAACTAAACAGCGGCGTACCCCAAACGAGTACTGCCTGTACCATCAACCAGGTATGTGGTTCGGGAATGAAAGCCGTCCGCATGGGGCAAACAGCCATCCAAGTTGGAGATTGTGAGGTCGCCATTGTCGGGGGGACCGAAAGCATGTCAAACGCTCCCTACTTAAACCGTCAGGTTCGCAGTGGGCACCAATTTGGGGGCTTTCAATTAGAGGATAGCATTGAAAGTGACGGCTTAAACGATGCCAACTCCCACCAACCGATGGGAACCACCGCGGAAGCGGTTGCCGAGCAATTCCATGTCTCGCGTGCCGAGCAAGATCAATTTGCCCTCCGTTCCCATCAACAAGCGGCTCAGGCCACCGCAGACGAGTCATTTAAAGCAGAAGTCGTTCCCATCACCATTCAAAAAAAGAAAGCGACCGTTACCATTACCACTGATGAAACGATTCGCCCCGACACGAGCCTCACGCAGTTGCAAAAACTACGGCCGGCTTTTGCTAGTGCCGGAACCGTTACTGCTGGAAATGCCGCTAGTCTAAACGACGGCGCGTCGGCCCTCTTGTTAATGTCTGTTGATAAGGCACAAGCCCTTGGCCTAACTCCACTGGCCATTCTGGATGACTATACAGAAGCCGGCTGTGATCCAGCAATCATGGGCTATGCCCCCTACTACGCCGTGCAGAAATTATTCCAAAAAACCGGCACAACTATCAACGACTTTGACCTGGTCGAGCTCAACGAGGCGTTTGCCTCCCAGAGTGTCGCCGTCGCCCGCGACTTAAACATTCCAGACGCCAAGCTCAACGTCACCGGAGGAGCAATTGCCCTCGGCCATCCCCTCGGTGACTCCGGTGCCCGCATTTTAACCACCTTAATCCACAACCTGCACCGCACCAAGCAACGCCAAGGACTCGCAACCCTGTGCATCGGGGGCGGAATGGCAATGGCCTACAGCCTCCACCTTCCGGAATCCGGGTCATAGTTGTCAAGCCCCGAGCAATTCTTTATAATGGAAAATCGTTAACCAAAAAATAGTAAGGGAGTGTTTAATTATGACTTGTATTTACGTTCGAAAGGCAACCGAAAAGGACTTACCCGCCATTAGTGACATCATTAACGCTGGAAGAGGCTTTTTAAAGGAGCAGGGCATCAATCAGTGGCAAGGCGCTTATCCAACTAATGATGACATCAAGCGGGACATTGACAACGGCATTGCCTACGTGATTGATGTAAATGGAGACGTGGCTGGTTCAGCAACGTTACACCTTGGCATTGACCCTGACTATTTGAAAATGGAAGAAGGCGAATGGAAAAACGGTTCCGAAGCTCATTATTCCGCCATTCACCGGGTCTCCGTTTCCCATAACTACCGAGGGCAAGGGCTCGCCTACAAGCTCATTAGCGGCATGCTTACCATTTCGGCCCTGCTAGGGTTTAAAGACGTCCGCATTGACACCCACCCTAAAAACGAAGGGATGCAACACATCATCTTGAACAGTGGCTTTACGAAACGAGGCGTCATCCAAACTAAGATGGAAGAAGACGACCGGTTTGCATACCAAATCGAACTAGATTAGGAGAAGACCACGATGGGAACCTCAGCAGTCATGTGGAAATTGATTATCATGGTCAGCACCGCGCTGATTGTTACTGCCAGCGCCCTCGGTTGGGTCGGGTTACACCAGCCGCGAACGCAGTTAGTTCGTCTGGCTAGTCTCAGCGTCATTTTGCTGTTGCTACTTCTCTGCTGGCTCATACTCGTTTTCTAAGCAAAGCTCTAAAATCAAGCGTGATTTTAAGGGCTTTTTTGTTTGCACTTAAAGGACCAAAAAGGGCGGCACCAAATTGGTGCCACCCTTTTTTACTAAGTAACTTCAGATTATCAACCGTAACACAGCCAGGGAAATAATACCGACCACGACAATCACTAAGAGGTTCTTACTGATGATTGCTGAAAACACCGTTGGGATCGAAGCTAGACAATTCAATTCGTTTAGGGTCGGTAAGTGCCCTAAGTGCTGGTGAAACAATCCCGTAAACCACAGGGCTGCCATGATTACTACCGGGACAAAACTCAAAAATTCAACCATGGCGAGTGGCAATTCAAATCGTTTTAAAAGGACAAACGGAATCACCCGATTCAACCAGGTCACTAGGCCACAACCTAAAATAACCAAGAACACAAACTCAAAAGAAGGCATGTTTGCACCACACCCCCAGTCCACAACCAACTAAGGTTACTATAATTAAGAGTAAATTACTGGGAATAAAGATCATTCCTACGTACGTTAAGCCGAGGGTAATGAAAATCATGAGGATCTGCAGTCGCCGATCCAAAGTTCGATCCGCCGCTACTTGTAAATACAGCAAGCCAATAAACATTGCTAAAAAGGCAAAATCGAGCCCCAACCGGTTCGGATTGGGAATTAAACTTCCCAGTCCGCCCCCGAGCCCGGAAGCGATGATCCAGGTCAAGTAAGCCACTACGTTCGCCGTATTTAACCATGGAAACGACAGTTGGCGGTTAGTGTAGTTTAACTTGTTCATGCTTAACGCAAAGGTTTCATCCGTCAGTAACGAACCGATGATGACGTTGCGCAGTAATGTTTCCTTTTTCATAACCGGCGCCACGGTCATCCCCATCAGTAACATCCGGGCTGAGAGGAGGAACACCGACAGGATAATGGCGGAAAATGAACTCCCTGCAAGTAACATGCTGACAATTACAAACTGGGCGGCGCCCGAATACGTAATGGCCGACATCAACACAATCATGATTACGTTTAGACCGGCCGCTTTGGCCACAACGCCAAACGCCAACCCGACGCCCACGTATCCAGATAACGTTGGCACCGTATCCTTAAAGCCCGCGGCGGCGCTAAGATCATTTTTCACGAATTACGAACCTCCCTGTGAAGCTTCGCCATCCGCTGTTTTGGAATGGCGAGCACCATAGAAAATGTAAATTACAACGCCGATGATAAACCATACTACCGTCAGTAACTTGGCATCATTGCTTAGTTCCCAAAAGATTAAAAACGAAACTAGCGCCGAAAGGGCCGGTAAGACGGGATACAGTGGCATCCGGAACTTTGGCACCGGTAAGTCGCGTCCCTCTCGTGGTCGGAGCGCGTAAATTCCGAGGGAAACGAACATAAAGGAAATTAAGGTTCCCGCCGAAACGAGGTTAGCAAGGAACGTAAACGGCAACATGGCCCCCACTAGGACCGCTGCAATCGTTACCACTAAGAGGGCGTTTGCCGGATTGTGCTTCCGGTTCACTTTCCCCAACTTCCGGGGCAGTAAGCCGTCCCGCCCAAAGGCATAGACCAAGCGGGAACTAGCTAGTTGCGTTCCAATTAGGGAGGCAAAGATTCCCACGATGGCAACCACCGAGAGGAGGTTGGCAGTCAAGAGGTGTCCCGTGTGCCGAAGTGCCCAGGCGGACGGTTCCGCATTGCCCGCGTAGGTACTGTACTTAAACATCCCCACTAGCACCAGTGAGACGCCCACAAAGAGTAAACTCCCAATGATTAGCGTCCCGATAATCCCCCGCGGCATGTTTTTGCCAGGATCCTTTGTTTCAGCTGTATTAGAGGCAATCACATCAAAGCCCCCATACGCCACAAAGACCTGGGCGGCGCCCGCTAAAATCCCAGTAAACCCACCAAAGGCAGTGCCGGGCCGGTGTGCTGGAATAAATGGATGGTAGTTAGCCGGATGGATAGCGGTCAAGCCGACCACGATAAACATGACCACCACGGCCACCTTTAGAATTACTAACACGTTCTCTAATTTATTCACTCCCGCGATTTTGCGACTTAACAGCAAACTCACGAGGATAATCGAAAGCGCGGCAAAGATGTCAAAAAAGCCCCCCGTTTTCGGGTTATACCCAGACGCTAGGTACGAAGGTAGGCGAAAGCCAAATTCACCTAAGAACCCCTGCACGTAGGCCGACCAACCGGACGCCACAAAGGTAATCGCTAAAAAGTACTCGGCTAACATTAACCAACCGGCGATCCAGCCGAACCCTTCGCCAAACAAAACGCTAATCCACGAAAACGCCGACCCAGCCACCGGTAAGGCAGCGGCAGTTTCCGCGTATGCCAAGGCCGCTAAGCCGGCCCCGATTGCACCTACTAAGAAGGAGAGCGCAACGGCCGGTCCAGCGTGCCCGGCAGCGACAATTCCCGGCAGGGTAAAGATCGCCGTCCCAACCACCATTCCGAGTCCGAGTCCCAATAAATCCTTCGTCGTCATATGGGGTTCTAGACGCGCATCCTGATCCAACAATCCTTGGGCGGATGCTTTTCGCGTCAGTCGTTCCCAAATCTTATTCATTCCATTAGCCTCCTTTTAATAATTGGCATGATTATTCGTTATTATAATGGTAAATTTTTTCCAAAGATACACATTTGGGGAAATAAGTTATAATTAACGGGATGATTCGGGACAATTTCTAACTAATGCAACGAAATATGACCATTTTTGGTTGGAATTTCGTAATTATTAGCGTAGAATAATCATTATTGAAGAACCAAACATACGTTCACACCAAACAGAAAGGGTGATTTGAATGGCTGCAAATTCAAAAAAGAGCGCACAAGATGCTCGTCAAGCTGAACTTGACAAAGCTTTAAAACAGATCAAAAAAGAATTCGGCACCGGAGCCATCATGCGGATGGGTGAAACGCCTAATTCTAACGTGGAGGCCATTTCCACAGGAATTCTCTCCCTGGATATTGCCCTAGGAATTGGTGGGTTCCCCCGTGGCCGGGTCGTGGAAATTTTTGGAGCTGAATCTTCTGGAAAGACCACCATTGCCCTGCAGACCGTGGCCGAATTGCAAAAAAACGGTGGAACTGCTGCCTACATTGATGCCGAAAATGCGATGGATCCAGAGTACGCTAAGGCCCTCGGGGTTGACATCGATGACTTATTACTATCCCAACCAGGAACCGGTGAAGAAGGACTGCAAATTGCAGATGCCCTGATTGGTTCGGGCGCCATTGACCTCGTGGTGGTGGACTCCGTGGCTGCGTTAGTCCCGAAATCCGAAATTGAAGGAGACATTGGTGATTCCCACGTGGGGCTCCAAGCCCGCTTAATGTCACAAGCCCTGCGGAAATTAACCGCTAACATCAACAAGACCAAGACCGTCGTGATTTTCATCAACCAACTCCGGGAAAAAGTCGGCGTTATGTTTGGAAATCCGGAAACCACGCCAGGTGGTCGAGCTCTGAAGTTCTACTCCAGTGTGCGCTTGCGGGTCAGCGGTAGCAAGCAATCCAAGGAAGGCCAAGAGGTCGTGGGAAAAGAAACCAAGATTAAAGTGGCTAAGAACAAGGTTGCGCCACCATTCAAAACCGTTGATACATTGATGAGTTTCGGACACGGAATCGAACCGGTTGCCGACATGGTGAACCTGGCCGTGGACAAGGATATCATTAACAAATCCGGCTCCTGGTATTCCTATGGAGAAGAACGCCTCGGTCAAGGATTGAACAAAACCGTGGCCAACCTCAAGGAAAAACCAGAACTTGTGGCTGAATTAACGCATAAAGTCCGAGTTGCCTATGGGATTGAAAAAGAATCAGACCAAGGGACTGATGCAGAGGCCACTCCGAGTGAAACCGAACCAACCCCAACTGAAACAGATTTAGACGTTTAACCACCATGCCAAACTAAAAGAGCCATCTCAAATGAGATGACTCTTTTAGTTTAGCGGAGCTGTGGCAGCCGGTGATGACGTTGTAATTGAGTTACAATCAGCGCCACTAAAACGGCCTTTAACCCGTCGCCCGGGATAAAAGCCAGGCTACTTATCGCCACCTGGTTCCAACTCAATCCGCTTTGCCACACGAGGTAGCTCGCGCCCACGCAGTTCATCAGCACCATCCCTCCCAGTAGATTGGCAAGCAAAAAACGACTGAAGTTGGGAATCCGCCGGAACCAGGTCACCAGTAAGCCAATCACATAGGCACACACCGGCCAGCTCAACAGATAGCCCGCCGTTGGTCCAGCGAAAACGCCGATCCCACCGCGAAAGCCCGCTAGTAATGGTAACCCAATTGCGACCAGCAGGAGGAACACCACTACACTCCAAAATCCTAACTTGCGACCCAATAACGAACCAGCTAGCATAATCCCAGCACTCTGAAAGGAGATGGGAACGGGGAAAAACGGGAGATTGATTAGTGGCACGCAGCCAAGACTCGCAATAATTGCCACCATCAAACCACAGTACGTTATTTCTTTAAGTTTCATCACTTACCATCCTTTACATGTCGTTTATCTCATTGTGCCAAACGTGCCCCAACTTGCCTACTTGATTCGCGCCAAGCCCGTTATTTAACCACTTAGCAGCAAACAATTCTGCTAAAATGTCACTTTTCCAGTTCTGTTAAACCCTTATAAATCTGGTATACTAAAATTAATTGAATAGCTGGGGTGCCAATTTACGGCTGAGATCATACCCGTTGAACCTGATCTAGGTAATGCTAGCGGAGGTAACCTGACACACAGTTGTCAAAAAAAATTCAACCGTCCCCATTCTTGGAGGACGGTTTTTTATTGGAGGAAGCTATGCAAGCAGCAGTCACACTGCAACATTTTAGTTTTAAATACCCAAACCAAACTGAACCCTTGTTTCACGACGTCCAGTTAACAATCCCCACCGGTCAATTTTGGCTGCTAAGGGGTCCGTCTGGGTGCGGTAAATCAACCCTGTTAAAATTAGTGGCTGGGTTAAGCAACCAGAAATATCAAGGAGAAATCGCCTTAAACCGGCACTCCCTCGCCCAATTACCGGCCACGGAGCGCTCTAAGTTGGTCAACTTGATGTTACAGGACCCCAACCAACAGTTTGTGATGCAGACGGTCGCAGGTGAGCTCCAGTTTGCTTTAGAAAATCAACAAACTGAGCCCGCCCAGATTCCGGAACGAATTCATGCTGCCCTGGCTTTTTGTCAGATTGAACATCTCGCCGACCGCCAGGTCCTCTCCCTTTCGGGGGGCGAAAAGCAAAAGGCCATTCTGGCCACGATGGTCGCGTTGGATTCAGCCATTTTCCTATTGGATGAGCCCTTTGCTAGCATCGATCCCCAATCCAAACGTGACATCTTGCAGCAACTCCGGCAGCTACAAACTGAACGTGGGAAAACCATCATTATTTCTGATCACGATTTAAACGGGTACCAAGACCTAGTAGACCACGTTGTGACCGTAGCACCAAAAACCCACGAACTTGAACTGCTGTCAGCGACTGCTCAAACCGAATTGTTTGCTCGGCGTCACCAGCCAATCCAACGGTTCACAATGCCAGCCACAGAAACCGGACTTTTCTGGCTCCAGGACTACCAAATTAGTTATGGCAATCCCGCGCTGCTATCGGTCGCAGACCTCCAAATTCCGGCCGGCTGCACGTTGCTAACGGGACCAAGCGGAAGTGGCAAGTCCACCCTGCTTCGCAGCCTCAGTAAGTTGCAGCAGTACACCGGTCAAATCACTCTCAACCAGTGCAACATTCAAAAAATCAAAAACAAACGCTACTACAACCAGTTAGGGCTGGTCTTTCAAGCGGCCCCCGATCAATTTTTACGGATCACCGTGGCCGAAGAATTAGAATTATCGCTGGCAACCAGTCAATGTTCCACGTGGAACAAAGAAACCGTCCAGCAGGCCTTAGCAAAGTTACAGCTAACTGGTCACGAGCAACAGAGCGTGTATACCCTCAGCGGGGGACAACAAAAAAAACTCCAAATTCTGGTGATGCTGATTCGGCATCCGCAAATTCTCCTGTTAGACGAACCCTTTGCTAGTCTGGATCAAGACTCCATTGCGACCGTGCAAACCTTGCTAAAACAACAATACCAAGGCCCGGATCACTTGTTGCTAGTCATCAGCCACCAGCGCTTTGCCACCCCGGGTTTTTATGACTATCACCTGCACCTTGCCAACCACACGTTTACCTACCAGGAGGCCGACTAATGAATCCCGCTATCAAATTATTCTTAATCATTCTAATTGCCTTTGAAATTTCACTAACCCCGAACTTAACCATCAATCTGACATTAATCATCGTTTGCCTCGGCTACCTAATTTGGAAACAAACCAGCCAGCTCAAATCGGTGGGGACGTTTAGTTTAATTGCTCTGTTACCCGCTCTCGGAATCTTCTTTTCCCAAGTTTATTATGGTGAAAACGGGCTCTACATGGGAGGCGTCCTTTTTACCCGGCTGTATGCCTACGTGTACCTCGGATTAAGTTTTTCACTAACAACCCCCATGTTGCGCCTGGGTCAAGCCCTAGAGCAAAACGCCCACGTGCCCTCCAAGTTTGTTTATGGCGTGCTCGCAGCCATCAACCTCGTGCCCCGCTTTCAACAGGAACTAAAGGTGATCCGGGCGAGCGGTAACATGCGTGGCCAAGTGTTACATCCGTGGGGACCCACGCTTTACTTCAAGGCGCTAGTGGTCGCCCTTGGCTGGTCCACTCACCTCGCCTGCGCCATGGAATCACAGGGCTTTGTAGAGGATCAACCCCGAACCTTTTTTAATCCGATCCGGATTACACACCGCGATTGGCTTGCTTTTATCGGAGCGCTGGTGCTCGTCCAACTGGTGCTTTTTCTCGCGCCGGCCTAGAAAAGGAGCAGCACGATGAGTGATAATGAAACGGCTACTAAGCTAATTCAGACTTATTTTCAGCAACATCACATCACCACCATGGCCATTAACAACTTAGCCCGCGCTTATCAGGGACAATACAGTCGGCTCCCAGACCAAGAAACTACCGCAACCTGGTTAACGGACCTGCTTCGTAAGCCCACCATCTGGCAACCAGCACTGGTCGTGATTGCAATGGTCAAGGCTGCTCCCACTTTTCCAAAGGTCCTAGCTAACGTTCCTACGGCAGAACTGTGGCAACCACAGTTGCTCCAGATTGCCAGTGTGAACGGGACGATTGGGATTTCTAACTACTTTGAAATCACGTGCAACCAGCGTGCGCTGTGCACCCGTTACTTACCCAATCCTGATCCATTGGCACTGGCATTCAGTGCGGCCCTTTCCGCTCAACTAGCCCAAGCGGATTCATAACCCGGGAATTAAATTTTCGTTACAGCGGCCGAACTCCACAGGGAATTTGCTAAAATAGAACTAATCGCTTGCTACCGACTGCTTAGTGAGCGTGACGGTACTCGTACTAACCAACTGGTCATCATGTTGAACGACCACCTGCCACACCTGGAGCCGGTGCCCCACTTGTAGTGGCGTTGCAACGGCCGTGATTTTACCGGTGCGCACCGCATGTAGATGATGCGTTTCAATGTTAACGCCCACAGCCACTTCAGCTGGTCCCAGCTGTTGACTGGCGCCCATGCTGGCCGCCGTTTCTGCCAACACACAGCTTATCCCACCGTGCATCAAACCATGGGGTTGCTGGTCCTGTTCGGTTACGTCCAGCGTTAACACGATCCGGTCGGAAGTCACTTGCTCCGTTTGAATGTGCAATAAGTCAATTAAATTCACGTGCTTCACCACTTTCGTTAATTTACTACCGTTTTATTCCATTATTACCATTGGAGGTTCGTATGACAACTACCTGGGAAACAATTTCAAATCACTACCAAGACATCTTGTTTGAACGACGCGACAAGGTGGCTAAAATCACGATTAACCGGCCCGAAAAACGAAACGCCTTTACGCCCCAAACCGTCAACGAACTGATTGACGCCTTTGCGCAATGCCGTGACGATGAAACCATCGGGGTCATCATTCTTACCGGCCAGGGCGACCTGGCCTTTTGTTCCGGTGGGGACCAGAGTGTCCGCGGGAACGGTGGTTACGTTGGCAGTGATCACATCCCCCGCTTAAACGTCCTCGACTTACAACATCTGATCCGGGTGATTCCGAAACCCGTGATCGCCATGGTTCGGGGCTGGTCCGTCGGTGGTGGGAACGTGCTCCAGCTGGTCTGTGATCTAACGATTGCCGCTGACAACGCCAAGTTTGCGCAATCTGGTCCCAAGGTCGGTAGTTTTGACGGGGGCTACGGTTCCGGTCTCCTCGCCGACACGATTGGCATCAAGCGGGCCAAAGAGGTTTGGTTCACGTGTAAAACCTATTCCGCTGATGAAGCCTTTCAAATGGGCTGGATTAACAAGGTTGTGCCGTTAGCCGACGTGGAAACAGAAACTCTCGACTGGTGTGACGTGCTCCTGCAACGCTCGCCGATGGCCCTTCGCTTGATCAAAGCCTCGATGAACGCCGCCACCGACGGCCTCGCTGGGATTCAGCAACTAGCCGGGGACTCCACTTTGCTCTACTACACCAGTGATGAAGCCAAAGAAGGGCGCGATGCCTTTTTAGAAAAGCGGAAACCTAACTTTGACCAATTCCCTAAATTCCCCTAGAAATCAGGCTTACCATGGATAATTGGCTCCAAAAACGGACGCAACTCACACCCCACCGCCTGGCGCTCTCTTTTCACGAGCAGCGCTGGACCTTTTTCGAACTCCAACGCCAGGTTAACGGTCTCTGTACCATCCTACGGCCCCAGTTGCCTCCCGCGGGACGAGTTGCCATTCTTGGGGATAACACGCCGGAGCTCTACTTTGGCATGCTGGCACTCCACCAACTTGGGCTCCCCATCGTCTGTTTAAACAAACACCTCACGACTCCTGAACTGCAGTATCAAATTACCGATGCCCAGGTGCAAACCGTCTTAACCACCCAGGAGTTTTTACCTCAATTAGAGGCGGTTACCACTGCCAAATCGCTCCATTTGATTGCGCTCGACCGGCTGAAGTGGACACCGCAAGCTGATTGGCCGGCCCAACCAACCGACCTTGATGCGTTAGCCAGCGTGATGTACACGTCAGGAACGACCGGCCAACCGAAGGGGGTCTGTCAGAGCTATCGTAACCACTGGACGAGTGCGATGGGGGCCGAGTTAAATCTTTCGGTTACACCGACCGATCAATGGATTTGTGCTGTCCCTTTATACCATATCAGTGGCCTTTCGATTGTAATGCGGAGCCTGTTGTACGGAATGCCAGTGCGCTTGTACGAACACTTTAATCCCCAGGCCATCACGCAGGATTTGGTGCACGGCCGAGGAACCATCATATCGGTCGTGCCCTACATGCTGAAAAAGTTGCTGGCCGAAAAGCAAGAATCATATAGTAGCGCCTTTAGTTACATGCTGTTAGGCGGTGGCGCAATTGATCAGGCTACGCTGGATCAATGTGAGCAAAAACACATCCCGGTGATTCAATCCTACGGGATGACGGAAACCGCTTCCCAAGTCGTAGCCCTGAACCCTGCCGATGCTCAGCGAAAAATTGGCTCGGTGGGAAAACCCCTCTTTCCAGTCAGTCTTAAGATTGCAAACGACGCACAACCCTACCAAGTTGGCGAAATCCTCCTCAAGGGCGATAACCTGACGCCCGGTTACTTGAATCAACCGCAACGAATGGCTGAGAAAACAACGGAATCTGGTTGGTTTCGCACGGGGGACCTTGGTTACATCGATGATGAAGGGTTTTTGTACGTCAAAAGTCGGCTAGCGGAACTGATCATCTCCGGGGGTGAAAACATTTATCCCCACGAAGTCGAACAAGTGTTAAATCAGCTGCCTGGCGTACAGGCAAGTGCGGTGGTCGGGAAAACCAATCCTATCTGGGGCGCCATCCCGGTGGCCTTTTTGGTAACTACACGGAATTGGCAGCTAACTGCGGTCCAGGATTTTCTGACCGGGAAACTCGCCAAATACAAGTTTCCCAAAGAACTGCATCTGGTTGATCATCTCCCGCACACTGCCAACGGCAAACTGAAACGTGGCGAATTGCTACAGTGGTTGAAAAAGAATGAATAATTAAAAGGACGCAAACTAACTATTAATCTAGTTAATTTACGTCCTTTTCTAATGAACTAACGCTCTCCCCGATACCTCATCCGCACATGCGGAACCTCAACTTCCAAAAACGGCGTACCATCAACCACAAATCCCTGGGTTTCGTAGTAACCAACTGCTTGCAGTTGGGCGTTAATCGTAATCGGTAAGCCAGCAAAGCGAGCATGACAGAATTCCAAAATGGCGGTCAGTAGTTCACGACCTTTCCCGGTGCCCCGCACCGCCGCACTTGTAAGTACCCGTCCAAAGGTCACGTGGTCTCCATCCCGAAATACTCGTGCATAGGCGATCACCTCACCGTCATCCGCTTTTTCAAACAGATGCCAAGCCGTTAAATCTTGGTCGTCCGGATCACAGTAATCAATTTTTTGTTCCTCCACAAAGACCTGTGACCGGGCCCGCAAAATTTGGTATACGGTAACTGAATCCAGTTCCTGAAGCTGCTGAACTTGAAACATTGGCAATCCCTTTCTGTTAGTTTTCGACTGAAATTGAAATTAGTTTACCATTTTGAGCGCCCCAAAGCTCAGAACTAATAAACTAAATTCCAGAACTTTGAAGGAAGCTGAGTTTATACTAGGGGTAAAATCAACCAACAAAGGAG from Fructilactobacillus ixorae includes the following:
- the recA gene encoding recombinase RecA, with protein sequence MAANSKKSAQDARQAELDKALKQIKKEFGTGAIMRMGETPNSNVEAISTGILSLDIALGIGGFPRGRVVEIFGAESSGKTTIALQTVAELQKNGGTAAYIDAENAMDPEYAKALGVDIDDLLLSQPGTGEEGLQIADALIGSGAIDLVVVDSVAALVPKSEIEGDIGDSHVGLQARLMSQALRKLTANINKTKTVVIFINQLREKVGVMFGNPETTPGGRALKFYSSVRLRVSGSKQSKEGQEVVGKETKIKVAKNKVAPPFKTVDTLMSFGHGIEPVADMVNLAVDKDIINKSGSWYSYGEERLGQGLNKTVANLKEKPELVAELTHKVRVAYGIEKESDQGTDAEATPSETEPTPTETDLDV
- a CDS encoding AzlD domain-containing protein; translated protein: MPSFEFVFLVILGCGLVTWLNRVIPFVLLKRFELPLAMVEFLSFVPVVIMAALWFTGLFHQHLGHLPTLNELNCLASIPTVFSAIISKNLLVIVVVGIISLAVLRLII
- a CDS encoding GNAT family N-acetyltransferase; translation: MTCIYVRKATEKDLPAISDIINAGRGFLKEQGINQWQGAYPTNDDIKRDIDNGIAYVIDVNGDVAGSATLHLGIDPDYLKMEEGEWKNGSEAHYSAIHRVSVSHNYRGQGLAYKLISGMLTISALLGFKDVRIDTHPKNEGMQHIILNSGFTKRGVIQTKMEEDDRFAYQIELD
- a CDS encoding AzlC family ABC transporter permease, yielding MKNDLSAAAGFKDTVPTLSGYVGVGLAFGVVAKAAGLNVIMIVLMSAITYSGAAQFVIVSMLLAGSSFSAIILSVFLLSARMLLMGMTVAPVMKKETLLRNVIIGSLLTDETFALSMNKLNYTNRQLSFPWLNTANVVAYLTWIIASGLGGGLGSLIPNPNRLGLDFAFLAMFIGLLYLQVAADRTLDRRLQILMIFITLGLTYVGMIFIPSNLLLIIVTLVGCGLGVWCKHAFF
- a CDS encoding biotin transporter BioY, with the translated sequence MKLKEITYCGLMVAIIASLGCVPLINLPFFPVPISFQSAGIMLAGSLLGRKLGFWSVVVFLLLVAIGLPLLAGFRGGIGVFAGPTAGYLLSWPVCAYVIGLLVTWFRRIPNFSRFLLANLLGGMVLMNCVGASYLVWQSGLSWNQVAISSLAFIPGDGLKAVLVALIVTQLQRHHRLPQLR
- a CDS encoding APC family permease gives rise to the protein MNKIWERLTRKASAQGLLDQDARLEPHMTTKDLLGLGLGMVVGTAIFTLPGIVAAGHAGPAVALSFLVGAIGAGLAALAYAETAAALPVAGSAFSWISVLFGEGFGWIAGWLMLAEYFLAITFVASGWSAYVQGFLGEFGFRLPSYLASGYNPKTGGFFDIFAALSIILVSLLLSRKIAGVNKLENVLVILKVAVVVMFIVVGLTAIHPANYHPFIPAHRPGTAFGGFTGILAGAAQVFVAYGGFDVIASNTAETKDPGKNMPRGIIGTLIIGSLLFVGVSLVLVGMFKYSTYAGNAEPSAWALRHTGHLLTANLLSVVAIVGIFASLIGTQLASSRLVYAFGRDGLLPRKLGKVNRKHNPANALLVVTIAAVLVGAMLPFTFLANLVSAGTLISFMFVSLGIYALRPREGRDLPVPKFRMPLYPVLPALSALVSFLIFWELSNDAKLLTVVWFIIGVVIYIFYGARHSKTADGEASQGGS
- a CDS encoding thiolase family protein; translated protein: MKKIAIVSAKRTPIGKINGQLQSLTAVELGTIVTKAILQDTGLDPEQVDQVIFGNVIQAGAGQNVARQIELNSGVPQTSTACTINQVCGSGMKAVRMGQTAIQVGDCEVAIVGGTESMSNAPYLNRQVRSGHQFGGFQLEDSIESDGLNDANSHQPMGTTAEAVAEQFHVSRAEQDQFALRSHQQAAQATADESFKAEVVPITIQKKKATVTITTDETIRPDTSLTQLQKLRPAFASAGTVTAGNAASLNDGASALLLMSVDKAQALGLTPLAILDDYTEAGCDPAIMGYAPYYAVQKLFQKTGTTINDFDLVELNEAFASQSVAVARDLNIPDAKLNVTGGAIALGHPLGDSGARILTTLIHNLHRTKQRQGLATLCIGGGMAMAYSLHLPESGS